The proteins below come from a single Acaryochloris sp. CCMEE 5410 genomic window:
- the purT gene encoding formate-dependent phosphoribosylglycinamide formyltransferase, whose protein sequence is MISRPANTSLAAPWGAPLSDAAKRLLLLGSGELGREVALEAMRLGIEVIAVDAYDHAPAMQFAHRSVVINMQDGAALRQIVESVKPDLIVPEIEAIATATLLDLEAEGWNVIPTAKATNLTMDREGIRRLAASDLGLKTSPFQFASTQAEYEQAVQQVGLPCVVKPVMSSSGKGQSLVKTDSEIIPAWTYALEAGRGNAPRVIVEGFVEFETEITLLTVRSQSGTHFCPPIGHVQQSGDYRESWQPCPLHLDTLQACQDMARQITDALGGWGLFGVELFIAGPADQAQTVYFSEVSPRPHDTGMVTMVSQNMSEFELHARAILGLPIGDIQLVSPGASAVILASEASKEPKIEGVAAALTVPTSRVRLFGKPTAHKNRRMGVALALGETIEEARQRAKTCAQQVTVTS, encoded by the coding sequence ATGATCAGCCGTCCTGCCAACACTTCTCTTGCAGCACCTTGGGGTGCCCCCCTTTCTGATGCAGCCAAACGGTTGCTGTTGTTGGGGTCAGGAGAACTAGGTCGGGAAGTGGCCCTAGAGGCTATGCGTTTGGGGATTGAAGTGATTGCAGTGGATGCCTATGATCATGCCCCTGCAATGCAGTTTGCCCATCGGAGTGTTGTGATCAATATGCAGGATGGGGCGGCCCTGCGTCAGATTGTAGAGTCTGTGAAACCGGATCTGATCGTGCCGGAAATTGAAGCCATTGCCACTGCAACGCTGCTCGACCTAGAAGCGGAAGGATGGAATGTAATTCCCACGGCTAAAGCAACTAATCTGACTATGGATCGGGAAGGCATTCGGCGTCTAGCAGCTAGTGATTTAGGTCTAAAAACCTCCCCCTTTCAGTTTGCTTCTACTCAAGCTGAATATGAGCAGGCCGTGCAGCAAGTTGGTCTTCCCTGCGTGGTCAAACCTGTCATGAGTTCTTCAGGCAAAGGGCAAAGCTTAGTCAAAACAGATAGTGAAATTATCCCAGCCTGGACCTATGCTCTAGAAGCCGGACGTGGCAATGCCCCTCGCGTCATCGTTGAAGGCTTTGTCGAATTCGAAACAGAAATTACTTTACTCACCGTGCGGTCCCAGTCGGGCACCCACTTCTGCCCTCCCATTGGTCATGTCCAGCAAAGCGGGGACTATCGAGAGTCCTGGCAACCCTGCCCTCTCCATCTTGATACGCTGCAAGCGTGCCAAGATATGGCCCGCCAAATTACGGATGCCCTAGGGGGCTGGGGGTTGTTTGGAGTGGAACTTTTTATTGCCGGCCCTGCCGATCAGGCCCAGACGGTGTATTTCAGCGAAGTCAGCCCGCGCCCCCACGATACAGGCATGGTCACCATGGTCAGCCAAAACATGTCAGAGTTTGAGCTACATGCTCGCGCTATACTGGGACTCCCCATTGGCGATATCCAGCTGGTTAGCCCAGGAGCGTCTGCAGTCATTTTGGCCTCAGAAGCATCTAAGGAACCCAAGATTGAAGGTGTTGCTGCAGCTCTTACGGTGCCAACCAGTCGCGTGCGCCTATTTGGCAAACCCACTGCCCATAAAAATCGACGGATGGGGGTGGCCCTAGCC
- a CDS encoding aspartate kinase yields MGLIVQKFGGTSVGSVERIKAVAQRVKQTVAQGNSVVVVVSAMGKSTDTLVQLAQEVSSNPCRREMDMLLSTGEQVSISLLSMALQELGQPAISLTGAQVGIVTEPEHTRARILHIATERLERHLSEGKVVVVAGFQGTSNTSDLEVTTLGRGGSDTSAVALAAALHAEKCEIYTDVAGVLTTDPRLVEKAQLMTEITCEEMLELASLGANVLHPRAVEIARNYGVQMAVRSSWTDEPGTQIISTGTQPKTLTDLELGRPVDAVHFDLNQAKVALLHVADRPGVAAGLFGELANQGLDVDLIIQSIHDGHSNDIAFTVAQDCCIQAEAVANAFNSTVPSGSTSEVLVEPNVAKVSIVGAGIIGRPQIAAQMFQTLSDLGINLQMISTSEVNVSCTIAAADCERATKALCDVFEVTSSSIDSGIALPDYPIPPVRGVALDLEQAQLAIRNVPDRPGMAAHIFQVLAKRNISVDMIIQSQRSRQVEGQITRDIAFTVAEGDLQVAKELLQDLSRTLGCGEVASDSAIAKVSIVGIGMLGQPGVAAQMFMALAQQKINIQMIATSEIRVSCVVAQEDGSTALQAIHQAFGLEG; encoded by the coding sequence ATGGGCCTAATTGTTCAGAAGTTTGGTGGCACATCCGTTGGTTCAGTCGAGCGAATTAAAGCGGTTGCCCAGCGAGTCAAGCAGACCGTTGCCCAGGGCAACTCGGTGGTGGTGGTGGTATCTGCCATGGGCAAGAGCACCGATACCCTCGTCCAACTGGCCCAAGAAGTGTCTTCCAATCCCTGTCGGCGCGAGATGGATATGCTGCTATCGACGGGAGAGCAGGTCTCGATTTCCTTGCTGAGTATGGCCCTCCAAGAACTGGGACAACCCGCTATTTCCTTGACCGGGGCGCAGGTGGGAATTGTCACTGAACCCGAACATACTCGCGCCCGTATTTTGCACATTGCCACAGAACGATTAGAGCGCCACCTAAGTGAAGGAAAAGTGGTTGTCGTAGCTGGCTTTCAGGGTACTTCTAATACCTCCGATCTAGAGGTCACTACCTTAGGCCGAGGCGGGTCGGATACCTCGGCTGTGGCGTTGGCGGCGGCTCTCCATGCTGAGAAATGCGAGATCTATACGGATGTGGCGGGGGTACTGACGACGGACCCTCGGCTGGTGGAGAAGGCCCAACTGATGACAGAGATTACCTGCGAGGAAATGTTGGAGCTTGCAAGTCTAGGAGCCAACGTACTTCATCCTCGGGCCGTAGAAATTGCTCGCAATTATGGGGTGCAGATGGCCGTTCGCTCCAGCTGGACCGATGAACCGGGCACCCAAATCATTTCAACCGGGACCCAGCCTAAGACCTTAACGGACCTGGAGTTGGGTCGGCCTGTGGATGCGGTGCATTTTGATCTGAACCAGGCCAAGGTGGCATTGCTCCACGTGGCGGATCGCCCCGGTGTTGCAGCTGGGTTGTTTGGCGAGTTAGCCAATCAGGGTCTGGATGTGGACCTGATTATTCAATCCATCCATGATGGTCATTCAAATGATATTGCCTTCACCGTTGCCCAGGACTGTTGTATTCAAGCGGAGGCTGTGGCAAATGCCTTTAATTCTACGGTGCCTTCTGGAAGTACCTCGGAAGTGCTAGTCGAACCGAATGTTGCCAAGGTCAGTATTGTTGGTGCAGGGATTATTGGTCGCCCACAAATTGCCGCCCAAATGTTTCAGACTTTGAGTGATTTAGGCATTAATTTGCAGATGATTTCCACGTCTGAAGTGAATGTCAGCTGCACGATTGCCGCAGCAGATTGTGAACGGGCAACCAAGGCCCTGTGCGATGTGTTTGAAGTGACGAGCTCTTCGATTGATAGTGGAATCGCCTTACCGGATTATCCGATTCCTCCAGTGCGAGGGGTGGCCTTGGATCTGGAGCAAGCCCAATTGGCTATTCGAAATGTCCCGGATCGTCCAGGCATGGCGGCTCATATTTTCCAGGTTCTGGCCAAGCGAAATATCAGTGTCGATATGATTATTCAGTCCCAGCGTTCCCGTCAGGTAGAAGGGCAGATTACCCGAGATATTGCCTTTACCGTAGCTGAAGGGGATTTACAGGTGGCGAAGGAACTCTTGCAGGATCTATCTAGGACGCTTGGTTGTGGTGAAGTGGCATCGGATTCTGCGATCGCAAAAGTCAGCATCGTCGGTATCGGTATGTTGGGGCAACCGGGGGTAGCAGCTCAGATGTTTATGGCCTTAGCCCAGCAGAAAATCAATATTCAAATGATCGCCACCTCGGAAATTCGAGTCAGTTGCGTCGTGGCCCAAGAAGATGGGAGTACTGCTTTACAGGCCATTCATCAAGCATTTGGCCTAGAGGGTTAG